GGAGATGTGGTCGGTGGTGACCGAGTCGCCCAGCAGCGCCAGCACGCGCGCGCCGCCGATCTCGGTCACCGGGGCCGGCTCCATCTCCATGCCCTCGAAGTACGGGGGCTTGCGCACGTAGGTGGACTGCGCGTCCCACTCGAACGTCTTGCCGGTCGGCGTGGGCAGCGACTGCCAGCGCTGGTCGCCCGCGAACACGTCGGCGTAGCCCTTGGTGAAGCCCTCCGGCGAGATCGCCGACGCGACGACCTCGGAGACCTCCTGCGGCGACGGCCAGATGTCGGCCAGGTACACCGGCTCACCGCTCTGGTCCACGCCCAGCGGCTCGGTGGTGATGTCCTTGTCCATCGAACCGGCCAGCGCGTACGCCACCACCAGCGGCGGGGACGCGAGGTAGTTCATCTTGATGTCCGGGTTGATCCGGCCCTCGAAGTTCCGGTTGCCCGACAGCACCGACACCGCGGCCAGGTCGCCCTGGTTGATGCCCGCCGAGATCTCGTCCTGCAGCGGGCCCGAGTTGCCGATGCACGTGGTGCAGCCGTAGCCGACCAGGTGGAAGCCCAGCTTCTCCAGGTACGGCAGCAGCCCGGCCCGCTCGTAGTAGTCCATGACGACCTTGGAGCCGGGCGCCAGGGTGGTCTTCACCCACGGCTTGCGCTCCAGGCCCTTCTCCACGGCCTTCTTCGCCAGCAGGGCCGCGCCGAGCATCACCGACGGGTTGGACGTGTTCGTGCACGACGTGATCGCGGCGATCGCGACCGCGCCGTGGTCCAGCTCGAACTCCGCGCCGTCCAGGGTCACCTTCACCGGGTTGGACGGCCGGCCCTCGGAGCCCTCGGCGGCGGTGTGGACGACGCGCGGCGCGCCGCCGTTGTCGCCGTCGGCGGGCGAGATCGGGTCGCTGGCCGGGAAGGTCTCCTCGACGGCCTCGTCCACGCTCGACCCGGACGTCGGCTCGGTGTTCGACACGTACGCGCCGAGCGCCTGCCGGAACGCCTCCTTGGCGTCGGTCAGCTCGATCCGGTCCTGCGGGCGCTTCGGGCCGGCGATCGACGGCACGATCGTGGACAGGTCCAGCTCCAGCGTCTCCGAGTACACCGGCTCGACCGCCGGGTCGTGCCACAGGCCCTGCTCCTTGGCGTAGGCCTCGACCAGCGCCAGCTGCTCGGCCGAGCGGCCGGTCAGCTCCAGGTAGTCGATGGTCTCGCCGTCGATCGGGAAGATCGCGCAGGTGGAGCCGAACTCGGGGCTCATGTTGCCGATGGTGGCGCGGTTGGCCAGCGGCACCGCGCCGACGCCCGAGCCGTAGAACTCGACGAACTTGCCGACCACGCCGTGCTTGCGCAGCATCTCGGTGATCGTCAGGACCAGGTCGGTCGCGGTCGCGCCGGGGGGCAGCTCGCCGTGCAGCTTGAAGCCCACCACGCGCGGGATCAGCATGGACACCGGCTGGCCGAGCATGGCGGCCTCGGCCTCGATGCCGCCGACGCCCCAGCCGAGCACGCCGATGCCGTTGACCATCGTGGTGTGGCTGTCGGTGCCGACCAGCGTGTCCGGGTACGCCTGGCCGTCGCGGACCATGACGACGCGGGCCAGGTGCTCGATGTTCACCTGGTGCACGATGCCGGTGCCCGGCGGGACGACCTTGAACTCGTCGAACGCGGTCTGGCCCCAGCGCAGGAACTGGTAGCGCTCCTTGTTGCGCTCGTACTCCAGGTCCACGTTCAGCTCGAACGCGTCCGGCCGGCCGAAGATGTCGGCGATCACCGAGTGGTCGATGACCAGCTCGGCGGGGGCCAGCGGGTTGACCTTCGTCGGGTCGCCGCCGAGCTGGGTCACCGCCTCGCGCATGGTGGCCAGGTCGACCACGCACGGCACGCCGGTGAAGTCCTGCATGACCACGCGGGCGGGCGTGAACTGGATCTCCGTGTCGGGCGCCGCCGACGGGTCCCAGCTGCCCAGCGCGCGCACGTGGTCGGCGGTGATGTTCGCGCCGTCCTCGGTCCGCAGCAGGTTCTCCAGCAGGATCTTCAAGCTGTACGGCAGGCGCTCCGCACCCTCGACCGCGCTGAGCCGGAACACCTCGTAGGAGGCGTCGCCGACGTTGAGCGTGCCGCGGGCGCCGAAGCTGTCTTTACTGGCAGTCACGTGAAACTCCATCTGGTGACGCGCAAAGTCGGTTGGGGAACTTCTGCCGAGTCTCCCGCACCCGCGGGTGCGATGCCCTCTCACCCCAAACAGTACGCGTGTCCTGTATTGCGCTTCAACCCGGCCCTACCTTGATCGGGGCATCATCACACCCGTGGTGCGTCTTGATCGAGTCGGCAAGCGCTACGGCCGCGGCCCGTGGGTGCTGCGCGACGTCACGCTGGCCGTGGAACCGGGCGAGGTGGTCGTGCTGCGGGGCGGCAACGGCTCCGGCAAGTCCACCCTGCTGCGCATCGCGGCGGGGGTGACCGCGCAGTCCACCGGCCGGGTGAGCCGCGGCGCGTCCGTTGGCTACGCGCCGGAGCGGTTCCCGACCGGGGTGAAGCTGTCCGCGCGCGACTACCTGCGCCACCTCGCCGCCGTGCGCGGCGGGCCGGCGCGCTGGGACCTGGTCGAGGCGCTGGGGTTCGTCGGCGACCCGGCCGCCCCGATGGCCACCCTGTCCAAGGGCAACGCGCAGAAGGTCGCGCTGGCGCAGGCGCTGCACGCGACCGACCTGCTGGTGCTGGACGAGCCGTGGTCCGGGCTGGACGCCGCCGCGGGCGCGGTGCTCGGCGAGCTGGTGTCGTCGTCGCCGGCCGCCGTGGTGCTGACCGACCACCACGGCAACGACCTGCCCGGCGCGCGCGAGATCGCGCTCGGACCGGCGCGGCCCGGTGGCGTGGTGATCGAACTGGACCGGGTGGGGGAGGCGTTCGCGCTGATCAGCGCACTGGAAGGGGTGGCGGAGGCCCGCGAGGTCGGCGGCGGGGCGCGGGTCGAGGTGCGGGCCGGGTTCAGCGACGGCGTGCTGGCCGAGGCGCTGCGGCTGGGCTGCTCGGTGCGGAGCGTGCGGTCGTGACGGCGCTCGTGCGGTACCTGGCGGCGGACGTCGTCCGCACGCAGCGCTGGCTGCCGCCGCTGCTGCTGCACGTGGCCGTGCTCGGCATGCTCTACGCCTCCGACGCCGGACCGCCGCTGCCCGCGTACGCCGGGACGTGCGTGCTGGTCTACCCGGTGTCGGTGTGGCTGACGGTGGTGGTCGCGACCGCCGAGGACCCGGTCCGCCGCACCGTCACGGTGGTGACCGCGGGCGGCTGGGCCCGCGCCCAGGCGGCGGTGACCCTGCTGTCGGCGCCGGCCGCGCTGGGCGTCGCCCTGCTCGCCGCGCTGGCGCCGGTCGTGACGCAGCCCCGCCCGTACCCGCCGGGCGTGGTGGCGCAGGGCTTCGCCGCGCTGGCGGTGTGCGCGCTGGTCGGCGTCGGCGTCGGCGTGCTGTGCAGCCGCCCGGTGATCGACCAGACCGGCTGGTCGGTGCTCGCCGCGACCGCGCTGGTCGTGCTGGTCTTCCTGTTCGGCCGCACCCCGCCGGTGGGCAACGTGCTCTGGGCGCTGTCCCACGACGAGGGCGTCACGTCCGCGCTCGCGCTGTCCGGCGTGGTCGCCGTGCTGTTCGTGGCCGGCGCGACCTGGCTCGCGACAGCGGTCGGCCCCCGCCGCGGCTAGTGCGCGCGACGGGGGCCGACCGGTCGACCTCTACCCGCTCGTTCCGACCTCGACCTACTTGATCGCCTTGATCAGCTCGTCGATGTCCTTCGGCTCCAGACCGCGCATCAGCGTCAGGAACAGCTCGCTGTACGTGCGGAACGGGCTGACGTACCACTTGCCGTCGACCTCGGTGGCGACCACGCCGATGCCGTCCTTCAGCACCTGCGCGCCGACCCGGCCGATCACGTCGACCGCCGCCGACGGGATGTCGCCGCCGCCCTGCTGCTCGATCAGCTGGGTCAGCTCGTCCGCGCACAGCCGCTGGGTCTGGCCCTTGACCGACGCGCTGTAGCAGTCGCCGTCCCGGCTGATTTCGACCTGCTCGCCCTCGGCCTCGACCACCAGCTTGCGGATGGTGAGCTGCGAGCCGCCCTTGACGTCCTTGGCGTCGGTCTCCAGCTCGACCAGCTTCGCGCCGGTGGGCGGCGTGCGGCCGATCTGGTCCAGGATCACCGGGCCGACGTCCTGCAGCACGCCCATCTCGTCCGGCGGCAGCAGCGCGATGACGCCCTCGACGTCACCGGCCAGCGCCTTCTCCACGAGCTGCTTCGCGGCGTCGTTCGCCGAGCCCGCGCCGGCCGGGGCGATGCCCTTGGCGGGCCACTTCAGGTCCTCTTCCTCCAGCGCGGCGTTCGCGAGGGTGTAGAAGAGGCTCGGGTACCACTCGTCGCCGACCTTGATGGTGGCGATGCCGATCGGCTTGCCCTTGCGGTCGGCCTTCTCCTTGGCGAAGTCCAGCGTCTCGGTCTCCGTGCCCTGCTTCTGCAGGTCCGAGCCGAGCGCGTCGACCAGCTTGTCGGTCAGCGGGATCTGCTTGACGTCCGAGGTGATCGTGATCTTGCCCTCGACCACCTTGTTGATCGTCAGGCGGTCGTTGACCTTCTCCGCGGCGGCGTCGTCGAACTTGATGCCCTCGCTCTTGATCTGCACGCCGCTGACCTTGTTCGGGTCGGCGTCCTGCTTCAGGATCTCCAGCCGCTTGGCCTCGCTGACGGTGGCCTCGGTGTAGTCCTTGCTGAGCTTGGCCTCGGCGGGCGCCAGGCCGTTCATGATGCCCAGGACGTCACCGCTGCCCAGCGCGTTGAGCAGGTTGTTCGCCGCGGTGGACGGGCTCTCCGCGCCCGCCGCGACGTCGTCGGAGCTGCGCAGCGCCCACACCGTGGCGACCGTGCCCGCGGCCAGCGCCAGGACCGCGACGACGGCGGTGATGACCAGGCCGGTGCGCTTCTTCTTCGGCGGCTCGCCACCCGCGTAGCCGAACGGCTGCTGGCCGAAGTCCTGCTGGTAGCCGGGCTGCTGGTAACCGGGCTGCTGGTAACCGGGCTGGGGCTGCGCGAAGCCCTGCGGACCGGTCTGCGGGTAGCCCTGCTGCGGCTGGGGGCCGGTCTGCGGGTAGGCGCCCTGCTGCGGGTAGCCACCTTG
This genomic window from Saccharothrix sp. HUAS TT1 contains:
- a CDS encoding aconitate hydratase, translated to MTASKDSFGARGTLNVGDASYEVFRLSAVEGAERLPYSLKILLENLLRTEDGANITADHVRALGSWDPSAAPDTEIQFTPARVVMQDFTGVPCVVDLATMREAVTQLGGDPTKVNPLAPAELVIDHSVIADIFGRPDAFELNVDLEYERNKERYQFLRWGQTAFDEFKVVPPGTGIVHQVNIEHLARVVMVRDGQAYPDTLVGTDSHTTMVNGIGVLGWGVGGIEAEAAMLGQPVSMLIPRVVGFKLHGELPPGATATDLVLTITEMLRKHGVVGKFVEFYGSGVGAVPLANRATIGNMSPEFGSTCAIFPIDGETIDYLELTGRSAEQLALVEAYAKEQGLWHDPAVEPVYSETLELDLSTIVPSIAGPKRPQDRIELTDAKEAFRQALGAYVSNTEPTSGSSVDEAVEETFPASDPISPADGDNGGAPRVVHTAAEGSEGRPSNPVKVTLDGAEFELDHGAVAIAAITSCTNTSNPSVMLGAALLAKKAVEKGLERKPWVKTTLAPGSKVVMDYYERAGLLPYLEKLGFHLVGYGCTTCIGNSGPLQDEISAGINQGDLAAVSVLSGNRNFEGRINPDIKMNYLASPPLVVAYALAGSMDKDITTEPLGVDQSGEPVYLADIWPSPQEVSEVVASAISPEGFTKGYADVFAGDQRWQSLPTPTGKTFEWDAQSTYVRKPPYFEGMEMEPAPVTEIGGARVLALLGDSVTTDHISPAGAIKVDSPAGRYLTEHGVERKDFNSYGSRRGNHEVMIRGTFANIRLRNLLLADEDNGQGVQGGFTRNFLEEGAPQTTIYDASVAYASAGVPLVVLAGKEYGSGSSRDWAAKGTSLLGVRAVIAESFERIHRSNLIGMGVLPLQFPEGSTAESLGLDGTETFDFTGITALNDGDTPRTVHVVAAKADGSKVEFDAVVRIDTPGEADYYRNGGIMQYVLRKMVRS
- a CDS encoding ATP-binding cassette domain-containing protein — encoded protein: MVRLDRVGKRYGRGPWVLRDVTLAVEPGEVVVLRGGNGSGKSTLLRIAAGVTAQSTGRVSRGASVGYAPERFPTGVKLSARDYLRHLAAVRGGPARWDLVEALGFVGDPAAPMATLSKGNAQKVALAQALHATDLLVLDEPWSGLDAAAGAVLGELVSSSPAAVVLTDHHGNDLPGAREIALGPARPGGVVIELDRVGEAFALISALEGVAEAREVGGGARVEVRAGFSDGVLAEALRLGCSVRSVRS
- a CDS encoding flagellar basal body protein FliL — protein: MTHPGGGGGEWPPQNNPYGQPQGGFPQQGPQQGGHPQQGGYPQQGGYPQQGAYPQTGPQPQQGYPQTGPQGFAQPQPGYQQPGYQQPGYQQDFGQQPFGYAGGEPPKKKRTGLVITAVVAVLALAAGTVATVWALRSSDDVAAGAESPSTAANNLLNALGSGDVLGIMNGLAPAEAKLSKDYTEATVSEAKRLEILKQDADPNKVSGVQIKSEGIKFDDAAAEKVNDRLTINKVVEGKITITSDVKQIPLTDKLVDALGSDLQKQGTETETLDFAKEKADRKGKPIGIATIKVGDEWYPSLFYTLANAALEEEDLKWPAKGIAPAGAGSANDAAKQLVEKALAGDVEGVIALLPPDEMGVLQDVGPVILDQIGRTPPTGAKLVELETDAKDVKGGSQLTIRKLVVEAEGEQVEISRDGDCYSASVKGQTQRLCADELTQLIEQQGGGDIPSAAVDVIGRVGAQVLKDGIGVVATEVDGKWYVSPFRTYSELFLTLMRGLEPKDIDELIKAIK